In a genomic window of Meriones unguiculatus strain TT.TT164.6M chromosome 8, Bangor_MerUng_6.1, whole genome shotgun sequence:
- the Nxph2 gene encoding neurexophilin-2: MRLWPLPLIVVPGLLQLLFCESEKVIHSTEGVDWEERNVPGTLVGHSRITNPLRLFVKRAPGPKPAYADSMESFWDWLTNITEIQEPLARTKRRPIVKTGKFKKMFGWGDFHSNIKTVKLNLLITGKIVDHGNGTFSVYFRHNSTGLGNISVSLVPPSKAVEFEVAPQSTLETKESKSFNCHIEYEKTDRAKKTALCNFDPSKICYQEQTQSHVSWLCSKPFKVICIYIAFYSVDYKLVQKVCPDYNYHSETPYLSSG, from the coding sequence CTGTTTTGTGAAAGTGAAAAGGTGATACACAGCACGGAGGGTGTGGactgggaagaaagaaatgttccagGAACGTTGGTTGGACACTCAAGGATTACCAATCCTCTGCGTCTATTTGTTAAACGGGCTCCAGGGCCAAAGCCAGCATATGCAGACAGCATGGAAAGCTTTTGGGACTGGCTGACCAACATCACAGAGATTCAGGAGCCGCTGGCAAGAACTAAAAGACGGCCAATAGTGAAAACaggaaaatttaagaaaatgtttgggTGGGGTGACTTCCATTCGAACATTAAAACTGTCAAACTTAACCTGCTCATCACAGGGAAAATTGTTGATCATGGAAATGGAACTTTCAGTGTTTATTTCCGACATAATTCGACAGGTTTGGGCAATATTTCAGTGAGCTTGGTACCTCCCTCTAAAGCAGTGGAATTTGAAGTAGCCCCCCAATCTACCTTGGAGACTAAGGAATCCAAATCTTTCAACTGCCATATTGAGTATGAAAAAACAGACCGGGCAAAGAAGACCGCTTTGTGCAATTTCGACCCATCCAAGATCTGCTACCAGGAGCAGACTCAGAGTCATGTGTCCTGGTTATGTTCCAAACCCTTCAAGGTCATCTGCATTTACATTGCCTTTTACAGTGTTGATTATAAACTTGTACAAAAGGTTTGTCCTGACTACAATTACCATAGTGAGACACCATATTTATCTTCTGGATGA